The following proteins come from a genomic window of Gemmatimonadota bacterium:
- a CDS encoding sulfatase yields the protein MSEKFSFRPVRKPNVIWVFGDQHRAHALSYRGDPNVFTPNIDNLAREGMRFDCAVSGAPWCSPFRGALMTGTYPHQNGVTQTPSPLDPAIPTVAMPFNDAGYHTAYVGKWHLDGSNARENCVPPERRGNFQYWMGYENNNNQNECYVYGSEGETPQRLDGYETDSLTTLFLDHLVDHVGDEEDYQPFFAVLSVQPPHSPFVPPTNPERGVPRIHPSDIQLRRNVPVVPRIRERAALDHAGYYAMVENLDYNVGRIRMALKDMGVDRETYVIFFSDHGDMLWSHAQTGKSSPWEESIRIPFIIGKVGGGANMNTGSTDAVINHVDIAPTTLGLCGIPVPEGMVGFDYSGHCISGNAAEFKGKSSRNAEPDSAYLQQIPRKMHSHTVNKAWRAVVMRDGWKYACTPGNDWLLFNTADDPYEQANYVYNRAFQKEKERCHERLAQWIEDTGDDFELPDIRLE from the coding sequence ATGAGTGAAAAATTTTCGTTTCGCCCTGTACGCAAGCCCAATGTAATCTGGGTTTTTGGAGATCAACACCGCGCACACGCATTGAGCTATCGGGGCGATCCCAATGTGTTTACACCTAATATCGACAATCTCGCGCGTGAAGGTATGCGTTTTGACTGTGCGGTTTCCGGTGCGCCGTGGTGTTCGCCTTTTCGCGGCGCGCTAATGACGGGTACTTATCCGCATCAGAATGGCGTGACGCAGACGCCATCTCCGCTGGATCCGGCGATTCCAACTGTTGCTATGCCTTTTAATGATGCGGGGTATCACACGGCTTATGTCGGCAAGTGGCATTTGGACGGGTCCAATGCGCGGGAGAACTGTGTTCCTCCCGAGCGCAGGGGAAATTTTCAGTACTGGATGGGGTATGAGAATAACAACAATCAGAACGAGTGCTATGTTTATGGTTCGGAGGGCGAAACGCCCCAGCGTTTGGACGGGTACGAAACCGATAGCTTGACGACCTTGTTTTTAGACCATCTTGTGGATCATGTGGGTGATGAAGAAGACTATCAGCCGTTTTTTGCTGTACTTTCAGTGCAGCCGCCGCACAGTCCCTTTGTGCCGCCTACCAATCCGGAGCGCGGTGTGCCCCGGATTCATCCGTCGGATATTCAGCTTCGGCGCAATGTGCCGGTTGTTCCCCGGATCCGCGAGCGGGCAGCCCTGGATCATGCGGGATATTACGCGATGGTGGAGAATCTGGATTACAATGTGGGGCGGATCCGCATGGCTCTCAAAGATATGGGTGTTGATCGGGAGACTTATGTGATTTTCTTTTCCGATCACGGCGATATGTTGTGGAGCCACGCGCAGACCGGCAAATCATCTCCGTGGGAAGAGTCGATCCGCATTCCGTTTATTATCGGCAAGGTGGGGGGAGGTGCTAATATGAATACGGGATCTACCGATGCGGTGATCAATCACGTCGATATTGCACCTACGACGCTGGGTCTTTGTGGTATCCCTGTTCCCGAAGGTATGGTCGGGTTCGATTATTCGGGTCACTGTATTTCCGGCAATGCCGCCGAATTCAAGGGGAAATCGAGTAGAAATGCAGAGCCCGATTCGGCGTATTTGCAGCAGATTCCCCGAAAGATGCATTCGCACACTGTGAACAAGGCGTGGCGGGCTGTGGTGATGCGAGATGGATGGAAATACGCCTGTACGCCGGGTAATGATTGGTTGCTTTTCAACACGGCGGATGATCCGTATGAGCAGGCGAATTACGTCTATAACAGGGCTTTCCAGAAGGAGAAGGAGCGGTGCCACGAGCGCCTCGCACAGTGGATTGAAGACACGGGCGATGATTTTGAGTTGCCAGATATTCGGCTCGAGTAG
- a CDS encoding CehA/McbA family metallohydrolase has product MNIPPSEHFTPVSLAEHYNVDRVQLDGFGGEDLGAMYGRQSVLGMPFNLGAPGKPNGILLDRDAARVDMGGVKASYVVFLHGVENRVSNYQEELADFAMDGNDLGDHVSDYVLEYADGESETTRILRRFAIQQSRIGWGASAFAAMPAAKPGVVMGATDEHGLGRRPASAYGRAETRHSSGRDGGQAKLWVYALPNPNPEKPIGHLTLVPRNERSLVIGITHTQVADHPLRPGVRQKLKLELPEGAQLNGNGELEDIDIDLGVVMSARAVLDYDAERWLSAEVDVQPERSSSEVVVEYIAHPQGKLYVEGDGEAQAYDLAGAKQIAEVQPAHRPVAIRVVEKGTETPVAVRLHMHGEAGEYLPPKGYHRKVNPHWFEDNYGEHVNGLNQYCYIPGECVADLPLGDVYVDIQKGYEIAPIREKFAVGPDTDVVTFEIDRVLKWREKGWVTADTHVHFLSPQTALLEGEGEGVNVVNLLASQWGEMFSNVSDFDGKTTFGARDFGGDGEFLVRVGTENRMQVLGHISLLGYSGLMIHPLCSGGPSESALGDAQEVTMAEWAQQCIDQGGLVVMPHGPNPQCERAADIVLGLIHAMEMMTFNPHNAQINPYGIADWYRYLNLGYDIPVVGGSDKMAAASQLGGVRTYTHLGDREFSYENWMAATKAGHTFVTVGPLAEIQVEGMAPGSRVALPSSGGTVNVTWEVASVRLPIDQVEIVVGGLTHEQVNVDKSLSASGSAEVRVEDSTWIALRVRGSYKGRHGEIAAHTSAVQVVVEGRPIFSQADATTVLEQIEGAIAYLDTLAPRPEARRLKQMRATLEAAHNRLHQQMHKHGIYHDHTPLHDHGHGHEH; this is encoded by the coding sequence ATGAATATTCCCCCATCTGAACATTTTACGCCTGTTTCGCTGGCGGAACATTACAATGTGGATCGCGTGCAATTAGATGGATTTGGTGGCGAAGATTTGGGTGCAATGTATGGTAGGCAATCTGTTCTGGGTATGCCATTTAATCTGGGTGCGCCAGGCAAACCGAATGGTATATTGCTCGACCGCGATGCTGCGCGCGTTGATATGGGCGGTGTGAAGGCGAGCTATGTGGTGTTTTTACACGGGGTCGAGAATCGCGTGAGTAATTATCAGGAGGAGCTGGCCGATTTTGCTATGGATGGCAATGATCTCGGCGATCACGTGTCGGATTATGTGCTGGAATATGCAGATGGCGAGTCCGAGACGACGCGCATTTTGCGCCGGTTTGCGATTCAACAGTCCCGTATTGGGTGGGGGGCAAGTGCGTTTGCAGCGATGCCTGCGGCTAAACCCGGTGTTGTGATGGGGGCTACGGACGAACACGGTTTGGGACGGCGTCCTGCATCGGCTTATGGTCGCGCCGAGACGCGGCACAGTTCGGGGCGAGATGGTGGACAGGCAAAGTTGTGGGTTTATGCGTTGCCCAATCCCAATCCGGAGAAGCCCATTGGGCATCTGACACTGGTCCCCAGGAACGAGCGGTCGCTGGTGATAGGGATCACGCATACACAGGTCGCCGATCATCCGTTGCGACCGGGTGTGCGCCAAAAATTGAAGTTGGAATTGCCCGAGGGCGCGCAGTTGAACGGGAATGGCGAGCTTGAGGATATCGATATTGATCTGGGTGTGGTGATGTCTGCGCGGGCTGTGCTGGATTACGATGCGGAACGCTGGTTGAGCGCGGAGGTGGATGTGCAGCCCGAACGGTCTTCTTCTGAGGTGGTTGTCGAGTATATCGCACATCCGCAGGGGAAGCTTTATGTGGAGGGGGATGGGGAGGCGCAGGCTTACGATCTGGCAGGTGCAAAGCAGATTGCCGAGGTTCAGCCCGCGCATCGCCCGGTCGCAATTCGCGTGGTGGAGAAAGGGACAGAGACGCCGGTTGCTGTACGGTTGCACATGCACGGCGAAGCCGGGGAGTATTTGCCACCGAAGGGGTATCATCGCAAGGTGAATCCACACTGGTTTGAAGACAATTACGGCGAGCACGTCAATGGGTTGAATCAGTATTGTTATATCCCGGGAGAATGCGTGGCAGACTTGCCTCTGGGCGATGTGTATGTCGATATCCAGAAGGGATATGAGATTGCGCCAATCCGCGAGAAGTTCGCGGTTGGTCCCGATACTGATGTGGTTACTTTTGAGATTGATCGCGTGCTCAAGTGGCGGGAAAAGGGGTGGGTGACTGCCGATACGCATGTGCATTTTTTGAGTCCGCAAACGGCGCTTCTGGAAGGCGAGGGCGAGGGCGTGAATGTGGTGAATTTGCTGGCGAGCCAGTGGGGTGAAATGTTCAGCAATGTGTCGGATTTTGATGGGAAGACGACTTTTGGCGCGCGGGATTTTGGTGGGGATGGCGAGTTTCTCGTGCGCGTTGGAACCGAGAATCGCATGCAGGTTCTGGGACATATTTCGCTGCTGGGCTATTCGGGGCTTATGATTCATCCGCTGTGTTCGGGGGGACCGTCGGAATCCGCGCTGGGAGATGCGCAGGAAGTCACGATGGCCGAGTGGGCGCAGCAGTGTATTGATCAGGGTGGTCTGGTGGTGATGCCACACGGCCCAAATCCGCAGTGCGAACGCGCGGCTGATATTGTGCTGGGTCTGATCCACGCGATGGAGATGATGACGTTTAATCCCCACAATGCGCAGATCAATCCCTATGGGATTGCCGATTGGTATCGCTATTTGAATTTGGGATACGACATACCTGTTGTGGGCGGGTCGGATAAGATGGCGGCTGCCTCGCAACTTGGCGGGGTGCGGACTTATACGCATCTGGGAGATCGCGAGTTTAGCTATGAGAACTGGATGGCGGCGACAAAGGCAGGCCATACGTTTGTGACGGTGGGGCCGCTTGCAGAGATTCAGGTGGAGGGAATGGCTCCCGGTTCACGGGTGGCGTTGCCCTCCTCTGGCGGGACGGTCAATGTGACGTGGGAGGTGGCGTCGGTGCGTTTGCCGATTGATCAGGTCGAGATCGTTGTGGGCGGGCTGACGCATGAGCAGGTGAATGTGGATAAGAGCCTGTCGGCGTCGGGGAGTGCAGAGGTACGGGTGGAGGATTCGACGTGGATCGCACTGCGGGTGCGCGGGAGTTATAAGGGACGGCACGGCGAGATTGCCGCACACACGAGTGCTGTGCAGGTGGTTGTGGAGGGGAGGCCAATTTTTTCACAAGCAGATGCTACGACGGTTTTGGAACAAATCGAAGGGGCAATTGCCTATCTGGATACGCTCGCTCCGCGACCCGAGGCAAGGCGTCTGAAACAGATGCGCGCCACGCTGGAGGCCGCGCACAATCGCTTGCACCAACAGATGCACAAGCACGGTATTTATCACGATCATACGCCCCTGCACGATCACGGGCATGGACATGAGCATTAG
- a CDS encoding DMT family transporter: MNVQNERLNTRAALLNLLTAILWGGNSVSIKLGLSGIPPLCLAGMRFLLGGLVVYIWTRPLKIDLKLKSNEHRGIAGLIFLFLAQIYLLNAGTDYTLASRSTIFISAYPFFTASFAHIFIPGDKISTRKMTGMVLSFLGVILIFAESLSLGELQHLLGDILVLASAALLGARQVYLKRLVQNIHPGKVLIWQSAPSVPIFFFLSALFETQAIQLDILVLSAVLYQGLVVAGFCFILLTSLLKRYSASRLSVFGFITPIVGVIVSNLFLGDPISPAILLSLALVGIGITIVNTSQ, encoded by the coding sequence GTGAACGTACAGAATGAACGCCTCAACACCCGCGCCGCCCTGCTCAACCTTTTGACTGCAATCCTCTGGGGTGGCAATTCCGTATCCATCAAACTCGGGCTATCTGGTATTCCGCCGCTTTGCCTCGCCGGCATGCGTTTCTTGCTCGGCGGACTCGTCGTCTATATTTGGACGCGTCCCCTGAAAATCGACCTGAAACTCAAATCCAACGAACACCGAGGCATTGCTGGCCTCATCTTTCTTTTTCTCGCGCAGATCTACCTGCTCAATGCGGGAACCGATTACACCCTTGCCAGCCGCTCGACCATCTTTATCTCGGCCTATCCCTTCTTCACCGCCTCGTTTGCACACATCTTTATACCGGGTGACAAAATCAGCACGCGCAAAATGACCGGCATGGTATTGTCTTTTCTCGGCGTAATACTCATCTTTGCCGAAAGCCTATCACTTGGCGAACTTCAACATCTCCTGGGCGACATCCTCGTGCTTGCAAGTGCCGCTCTCCTCGGCGCCCGCCAGGTTTATCTCAAGCGCCTCGTCCAGAACATACACCCCGGAAAAGTCTTGATCTGGCAATCCGCCCCCAGCGTACCCATCTTTTTTTTCCTCAGCGCACTATTTGAAACACAGGCCATTCAACTCGATATCCTCGTCCTGAGTGCCGTTCTCTATCAGGGCCTCGTCGTCGCGGGATTCTGCTTTATCCTCCTCACCAGCCTGCTAAAACGCTATTCGGCCAGCCGCCTCTCTGTTTTTGGATTCATCACCCCAATCGTCGGCGTCATCGTCAGCAACCTCTTCCTCGGCGACCCCATCTCACCCGCCATTCTCCTCAGCCTCGCACTCGTGGGCATCGGCATCACCATTGTCAATACATCACAGTAA
- the iolD gene encoding 3D-(3,5/4)-trihydroxycyclohexane-1,2-dione acylhydrolase (decyclizing), producing MAKTRRLTMAQAIVQFLRAQYVSRDGIEQPFFAGMSGIFGHGNVAGIGQALHEYRDEFRYYQTRNEQAMVHTAAAYAKMKNRLGTLACTTSIGPGATNMVTGAATATINRLPVLLLPGDIFARRNVAPVLQQLESNASQDISVNDCFKPVSRYWDRLNRADQAILALPEAMRVLTSPVETGAVTLCCPQDTQTEAFDYPEALFEKRVWVVPRNRPDRDLVSKAAAWIRESVQPVVIAGGGVLYSEATDALAAFVEQTGIPVGETQAGKGSLNYDHANNLGAVGVTGTPGANIVARKADLVIAIGTRLSDFTTASKTAFQNSDVKFIAINVAEFDAAKHGALPLVGDARVVLEELTEAVQGYRVSGGVTQRVAEFREAWEAEVDRIYNLGHRPILSQGEVIGAVNEGSASEDVMICAAGSMPGDLHKLWRTRNPKGYHLEYGYSCMGYEIAGGLGIKMADPSREVYVMVGDGSYLMMAQEIATAVQEGIKLNIVLLDNHGFASIGGLSDAVGAHEFGTRYKMRDEQTGQLDGENVPTDLATNAESLGAYVLRPEGKEGLMRAIEEARTIDRTTVIAVEVDREVRVPGYESWWDVPVAEVSTVAEVQKAREEFEVMVKKERYFL from the coding sequence ATGGCAAAGACGCGACGATTGACAATGGCACAGGCGATTGTTCAGTTTTTGAGGGCGCAGTACGTTTCGCGCGATGGGATTGAACAGCCCTTTTTTGCGGGAATGTCGGGTATTTTTGGGCATGGGAATGTGGCCGGGATCGGTCAGGCATTGCACGAGTATCGCGATGAGTTTCGGTATTACCAGACGCGCAATGAACAGGCGATGGTGCATACGGCTGCGGCTTATGCCAAGATGAAGAATCGGTTGGGTACGCTGGCGTGTACGACGTCAATTGGACCGGGGGCGACGAACATGGTGACGGGCGCGGCAACGGCGACGATTAATCGTTTGCCGGTGTTGTTGCTGCCGGGTGATATTTTTGCGCGGCGAAATGTGGCGCCTGTGTTGCAGCAGTTGGAGTCCAATGCGTCGCAGGATATTTCCGTGAATGATTGTTTTAAGCCTGTGTCGCGGTACTGGGATCGGTTGAATCGGGCAGATCAGGCGATTTTGGCATTGCCCGAGGCGATGCGGGTTTTGACGTCGCCTGTTGAGACGGGTGCTGTGACGCTGTGTTGTCCGCAGGATACGCAGACAGAGGCGTTTGATTATCCCGAAGCGTTGTTTGAAAAACGGGTGTGGGTGGTGCCGCGCAACCGGCCGGATCGCGATCTGGTGTCAAAAGCCGCGGCGTGGATTCGGGAGAGTGTGCAACCTGTGGTGATTGCGGGCGGGGGAGTGTTATACAGCGAGGCGACAGATGCGCTGGCGGCATTTGTGGAGCAGACGGGCATTCCGGTGGGCGAGACACAGGCGGGCAAGGGGTCGCTTAATTACGATCACGCCAATAATTTGGGTGCGGTGGGCGTGACGGGTACACCGGGGGCGAATATTGTCGCGCGGAAAGCAGATCTGGTGATCGCTATTGGTACGCGGTTGAGCGATTTTACGACGGCTTCAAAGACGGCGTTTCAAAATTCGGATGTGAAATTTATCGCGATTAATGTGGCGGAATTTGATGCGGCCAAACACGGGGCATTGCCGCTGGTGGGCGATGCGCGGGTGGTGTTGGAAGAATTGACAGAAGCGGTGCAAGGGTATCGCGTGTCGGGGGGGGTGACACAGCGGGTTGCCGAATTTCGGGAGGCGTGGGAGGCCGAGGTGGATCGCATTTACAATTTGGGGCATCGGCCCATTTTGAGTCAGGGTGAAGTGATTGGCGCAGTGAATGAAGGTTCGGCGTCTGAGGATGTGATGATTTGTGCGGCGGGCAGTATGCCGGGCGATCTCCACAAGTTGTGGCGGACGCGCAATCCCAAGGGGTACCACCTCGAGTATGGATATTCGTGCATGGGATACGAGATTGCCGGGGGGTTGGGTATTAAGATGGCCGATCCCTCCCGGGAGGTGTATGTGATGGTTGGGGATGGGTCGTATTTGATGATGGCGCAGGAGATTGCGACGGCGGTGCAGGAGGGGATTAAGCTGAATATTGTGCTGCTGGACAATCACGGTTTTGCGAGTATCGGGGGGTTGTCGGATGCCGTGGGCGCGCATGAGTTTGGGACAAGGTATAAGATGCGCGATGAGCAGACCGGGCAATTGGATGGCGAGAATGTGCCGACCGATTTGGCGACAAATGCCGAGAGTTTGGGAGCTTATGTGTTGCGGCCCGAAGGCAAAGAAGGTCTGATGAGGGCGATTGAAGAGGCGCGAACTATAGATCGCACGACGGTGATTGCGGTGGAGGTTGATCGCGAGGTGCGCGTGCCGGGCTACGAGAGCTGGTGGGATGTGCCGGTTGCCGAGGTTTCGACGGTGGCAGAGGTGCAGAAGGCGAGAGAGGAGTTTGAGGTGATGGTGAAGAAGGAACGGTATTTTTTATAA
- a CDS encoding phytanoyl-CoA dioxygenase family protein — protein MTPEEKFMFDLDGYLVIKDVLSREELDVLNAVADRAFPRDYGDAEADDEFGNARGVRRAPSIVDWDVACRDLIDHPKVLPYLVDLLGPKFRLDHDYAIFMMKNGRRGSLHGGQPNLFHHYYRYRDGVMQCGLSVLTYVLSDANAGDGGFACVRGSHKSNFRMDLPRDVQRFERVPHYVVQPEAKAGDAIFFTEALVHGTLPWRADHERRVLLYKYGPGHLISAPKGYDGSVYEGLTEQQKRILASPGVHDRPDVRIDE, from the coding sequence ATGACCCCAGAAGAGAAGTTTATGTTTGATCTCGACGGGTATCTGGTGATTAAAGATGTGTTGAGCCGCGAGGAATTGGATGTGCTCAATGCAGTGGCGGATCGAGCGTTTCCCAGGGATTACGGGGATGCAGAGGCAGATGATGAATTTGGCAATGCCAGAGGTGTGCGCCGCGCACCGAGTATTGTGGATTGGGATGTGGCGTGTAGGGATTTAATCGACCATCCCAAAGTGTTGCCCTATCTCGTTGACTTGCTGGGGCCAAAGTTCCGCCTGGATCACGATTATGCCATTTTTATGATGAAGAATGGGAGGCGAGGCAGTTTGCACGGCGGGCAGCCGAATTTGTTTCACCATTATTACAGGTATCGAGATGGCGTGATGCAGTGTGGTTTGTCGGTGTTGACGTATGTGTTGTCAGACGCCAATGCAGGGGATGGGGGGTTTGCCTGTGTGCGGGGTAGCCACAAGAGCAATTTCAGAATGGATTTGCCGCGCGATGTGCAGCGGTTTGAGCGGGTTCCGCACTATGTTGTTCAGCCAGAGGCAAAGGCGGGGGATGCGATTTTTTTTACGGAAGCTCTGGTGCACGGCACATTGCCGTGGCGGGCAGATCACGAGCGCAGGGTGTTGCTTTACAAATACGGTCCGGGGCATTTGATTTCCGCGCCGAAGGGGTACGATGGTTCGGTTTATGAGGGGTTGACTGAGCAACAGAAGCGGATTTTGGCGTCTCCTGGTGTGCATGACCGGCCGGATGTGCGAATAGACGAATAG